The Diceros bicornis minor isolate mBicDic1 chromosome 18, mDicBic1.mat.cur, whole genome shotgun sequence sequence AGAGGTTCCCGTGTCTCCCTGCTCCACGGTGCTGGGGGCACCACCATGACGCTGCCCTGTCACTTGGCTCTGTTGGGCTTCCCTGCTGGCTTGCCTGCCCTTCCTTCAGCTACTGTCCAGTGCTGTGGTCCCTCGACTTGTCCCTGCAGCAGCCCCAGGCCCGTTTGGTCCCACTGCACAGCTCCCCGCTTGCTGTCTATGATCTCCCTCCAGTTGTCACTCCAGGAGAGCAGCCGTCTCCTTGTCGGGGGCAGGGCCAGGTGCTGGTTGTGGCAGCAGGTGAACAAGATGTGCTCCCAGCTTGGGGTCTCCTCTTGGCCTAGGACAGGACACAGGAGAAAGGCAGTGAGCATGCAATCTGTACTCTGGTTATTTTTACTCCCTCTCCCTAATCCCAACAGGCCAGATGCCTGGGGGCTGCCAAGGAAAATGAATCCAACCTCGAATGGTGTCCTTGTCATCAATGAGCAGGTCCCCCAAGATCACCGTCTTGTCACTCGTCAGGATAATGCGCTCCACAAACTGGGGCCCCAGGTGTTTCTCCACCCAGCGGTACTGTGTAGGGGGCACAGATCTGTCAGTGGGGTCTCATGGGCCCCTGCATTCAGGGCCAGTGAGCAAGTCTAAGTGGGGTCCACAGCCCTTGAGAGAtgctgctcccctcctccccacacagCACTTTCTGTGTTTGTGCTGGTTTCTTTAAAAATCAGGACTTAGGAAGCTAAGTTTGCCCATGAGGTACTGGGGCTGCCGCACCTTCTCGCCCACACAGTAGTCATACTTCCTCAGAGGGCTGGTGCAGATAAAGACCTCGGTGCTGCAGGGAAGGAGCCTCGGTTAGGGTGATGCCCGGCCTTGCTCCCCACCGCCCCTCCCTCCGCAGCCTTCCTCACTCC is a genomic window containing:
- the NT5C gene encoding 5'(3')-deoxyribonucleotidase, cytosolic type, whose amino-acid sequence is MQISLERPARPAAPEAAAPAPGSARLPAPLRASARPPPPRPPRPAPAAMAVAARPVRVLVDMDGVLADFEAGLLRGFRRRFPGEPHVPLDERRGFLACEQYRALRPDLADKVASVYEAPGFFLDLEPIPGALEAMRQMNDIQDTEVFICTSPLRKYDYCVGEKYRWVEKHLGPQFVERIILTSDKTVILGDLLIDDKDTIRGQEETPSWEHILFTCCHNQHLALPPTRRRLLSWSDNWREIIDSKRGAVQWDQTGLGLLQGQVEGPQHWTVAEGRAGKPAGKPNRAK